Below is a genomic region from Rhododendron vialii isolate Sample 1 chromosome 5a, ASM3025357v1.
CAGTGTCGAGCACTCTAATGGGCAAATCCAAATCTAAGTGTAAATTTGAGTAAAGGGTTCGTTAGGGGCATAGTTGAAAACTCGAGAGGGGAAAAATGGCCTTGTAAAATCAAAGGAAAGTTCGAGTCTCCCTTGATTTGATTAGaactaaaaaatatgaatttggGCAAAGATTGGAGAAAATATGGAGTTTGGGCAAAGACTGGAGCGTGCTTTAGAAGCTTTTACTCACATTTTGGACTTGAGTatgaaagaaaaagtaagggCTGGGGATGCTCTAACACAACTGGAGAGAAATAGAACTTGACACAAATAGGATTATGCTTTCAAATGATCAATGTTTGCGAACTGGGTACGACTATTTCATTTGAACTAAACAAATCAACTCTACTGAAGTGAAACAAAGCAGCACTATTTTAAACTAAACAAATGTGAAAAGTGAATATTGTATAGATAGATGCAAACAACTATGCTCTATAGAACTCTTCCTGCTTCATATTATCGTAGTTGAACTTCCTACGAAAACTTCAAAATGGAACAGCTTCACTCTAGGGAAATGGCCATTTGGACAATTTTCAACAATTGGCGTGAGAAGAAGGAATATCAACTGGTAAGATGGACTTGGTGGATAAAGAAAAGATAATTTGGAGGTCGGAATGAAATAGTAGagcaaataaaaaatgaaagaataatTCCCCTAAGGATTTTTCCCCTCTTCAGGGCTGCATCGTTCCAACTTCAGAGAACCATGGTTACATGATCAAATCATCTGGATTCCATCTAGATGTATGAACTCTAGTGCTGGATATTCACCATTTACCTCATGGAATAACAGGGTACCAAACTTAAGCTACTGAGAAGCAGAATACCTATGAATGATCACTAGTACTGCTGAAGTTAAAAGTGGTAGATAGACCAGTTCACAAGATTGAAATCAGAATTCAGCTTTGAGAACTGACAGGCACAGGGTAATTTAAGCTGCAAGTAAGAAGAACCAAATCACTctacaaaaggaaaaaggaaagtcTGCGAAAACACAGAACCAGACTATGAGATACATCAACAAGTCCTTCAACTTAAATGTTGTTTGTCTATGCAGACATTGCCTTATATCTAACACAATGATACATACTTCCCCTTGGGAAACAGAAAATCAGACATTTCAACATTCACATGTCATCACAACTCAACTAAACTCGAAAGCTTTACTTTCAACTTCTTGGGACCGGCTACATGGAACTTCTCCAATGGACTTTATGTTCAAACTCAAAACTTATTATCTTCCATTTTTCACTATGTTCAAGAATGTTAGTTCGTTGTATACTGTAGCATTTGGATAGTATCTTACAAAAGTTAACAATAGGACGTGTAGCATTCTTCAAAAACTTACATTACCAGACCCCCCAATGTTATATACATGATGCACTCATTAAACTAGAAGACTTGGTGCTAATCAGCACACAGGCTCTTGGTAACCAGccaaaatgaccaaaaaaggGACTTATAAGACTCTCACTAAAACTAAGCGGCCAAATGAAAAGGCCATTATCTCCAAAATTAAGGTCACGAATCTAGAAGACGAAAAATTCACTCAAAAGTATTCATTAAtctataaaatgaaaaatatgctCAACTACTTTTGAGTTCATAGGGTCTACAAAACTTTCAATAGCCACAGTAATCCTTATAGCAGTGATATAGAAAATTAGGTTACCCTTTTAGATAGGAACAATCAAGTAATTCAAAGTACACAGTATTTCAGATTCTCTGCTCGAGTTCAAATATGTTTCTAAACAAGAAGAGAAGATACATGTGCGCAGGCAAGAAATAAATGGAGAGAATAAGCAAATGCTTTGGCTACAGTGTCCACCAATTAATAACCGCGAccatatgtgtatatatacgcACACAGACAACATGCTCCAACAATAAGCTATTATGcctaggaaaattctaaaaccaTGCCCAATTTGCACACTCACAGGGgcgtgtgggctccacacacactagtgCAGTGATTTATTATACACCTAACTCAACAAAGCACATCACAGGGAAAACTTGAGAATAAACCAGCAGGTGAAATGAACTACAAACCTGACATGCTTTATTTTTTGCCCTAGTTTCAGCTGTGCTTGGAATATCATGATTTGGTTTTAAGAATCTCTTCTCACGCCGTTCACACGAGCCCCACCCATCTGAGAACCTACCACCCCTAGGAACAAGCAGAAAGTATTTATCAGCACTAGGcacaaagtaaaaagaaaattgataatTAAGTATTAAGTATTAATCAAGGAAGTGAGAATCATACTGCATGTATGCTCGGACCACAAATTCAGCACGAAGAACATTCCGGTTCTCATCAAACTCAATGGTCTTGTCTTTAATCTCAAAAGAGAGATTGAAATAGAACGATATCTTCCTCCAACCTGTAGAGAACTACTGGCCATCATACACCAAAAGTACATGACAAACAACAAAGACAGAATAGAATAACGATTTTTACCtgtctttttaataaaaggGCTCCCAGAAATCATAGTGTAATCACTTTTCTCCAGAATCTGTCCATTTTTAAGTGGCACAATCACATCATGTGTTCAGATgaagaatgagataaaatccCATATGTTCAACACTTCAACGGGGAGAAACCTAAGTAACTCCATACAGTTACTAAAGACTGACAAAAGTTTATTTTAGTCATTAGCAATGGAGGTGAGAATCCATGTTAAATTACAGACTCTAAGTTGCATCTTTCCATTTATTAGGTGGAATGTTGGGAAAATATAGGCATTGAGGGGCTTTTTTCGGTTTGAATCCCGAATACAAACAGAATTCAGGTCCTTAGGGAAACTGCAATTGGATACCAAGAGAATCCATAAGCAGTTGGCTGCCAGCACAGTATATGTTAGAATGCAATTCTGCTTTACAAACAAGGAAAAGTAGAAACGCCTTTCTTCTGTAACTTCTGTTTCTGTAATGCACATAAACAAAATCAACACCTGAATGATGTGCCAATAGCAATTCTTTAATCATAAGCCATGGGTGTCTTGTCAAAAGATGGAAGTTCCAAAAGAATCCACATTGTtaccaataatttttattaacaTCTTGTTCAGTTTctagcagtgttctaaaagtcagcTGACTAGTCCTCGCCTAAGCGCTAGGCGGAGGTCCAACTCGTCTAGATTAGGCAGCTGACTATTGGCACCTAGTCCCTGCGTAGGTGCTAGGCGCCCTTTTCCGCCCTACTAGTGCctagcaacttttagaacattggtttcTAGTCATTTCCATTTGTGTATATTACTATTCTAACAAATTGGAACCCGGATTGTTATTTTGCTACattttctacaaaataaacacatGGAAAATACTTAGCACTCATGTAAGTGTAATTAGTAAATCAACTCCAACTGCTAAGGACTAGCTTCCTTCAGTCATAATTATCCATGGTTTAATAGTTGTCCATTACTTACAGGAACATGTAATATTACCCaaagttctaaaagtcgctaggcactAATTGGGCGATCAGCCTTAGTAATCAACGATTAATCGGCGCATAGCAATTAGTTGGATCTAATCGGATAAGCCTGCTAGCAATTAATTAATTTCGACTTTTAGAATATTGATATTATTTAAAGAACGTTGAATTAATTCAGTAGCAAAATACAGCCGAATTTCCAACGAGAACGAAAAAACTCACCGCCATGGCTGCATTCTGGTATTCTTTGAAAAGCGAAACGGATGGAAACTGACCAGACAAGCTATGTTGCCTCACGTTCTCTTTCTCCTCACTCCCTCGGCTCCCTCCATAGCTCAGCGGCGAACACTCCGAACCACTGGGAACCGAAAACTCCCTGCTCTCAGGAGACGAATAACTCGGCATCCGCTGCGCGTGCTTCACCATAACGAGAGGACTAACGTTACTCGTCTCGCTCAGCTCCGAGACGGAAGACCTGGCCATCTTATGCGGCCGCTGGTGGGGGCATGGATCCTCGATGACCTCGCCTTCGGTTAGGGCTCGGAAGTTGTGGTTTGGCGGAGAGGAGTAAGGGTTGTTCCTAGGGGTTTTGACGAATCTATTAGGGGGTGGAGATGGATTTTTGGGAAGGGAGAAGGGGATGGGAGAGTGGTTCTGTTTGAGGGAGAGAGGTTTGCGGGAtttggtggaggaggagagagaggcggcggcggcggagtcGATGACGGCCCAGAGGGCGGCGTCGTCGAGGTCTTTGTCATCCACTGGGTAGGTGATTGGGGATGTCAtttggttttgagagagagagagagagagagagagagagagagaaagagagactagggttttgaattgtcGGGAGGAAGTGTCGGGAGGAAgttgctagggttttgaattgtcGGGAGGAAGTGTCGGGAGGAAgttgctagggttttgaattgtcGGGAGGAAGTGTCGGGAGGAAGttggtaatctctctctctctctctctctctctctctctctctccgccttGAGCTAGTAGATCTACATCTGCAAAAGCAGAGCAAGCGCGCAAAAACTCTGAGAATTCAAATCAGGGATTACTACGGTAATACGGTGTCGTGTAGCCTTTTTGATAATCACAGGATTTTCTCCATGATTATCGAAATTACAGTCCCCTCTAGCTCTTTGTAACTCTTTTGACAATCGAAAAGTCTAAGAACACCTTTTTCGGACACAAGTCAAGACGCAAATTGTTGCCGTAACCATTGGACGTATGTGTGTTCACATGTATCAACCAGCTCTAGACGTAATTGTATTCGAATTTATGTTTCAAAATTGTATTCGTAGCATTGTTGTTTTGACAATATACATAACACAAACGTTGCACATGTTGAGCACCATCAAATATCTTGACGGGAAAAGTTCATCAACAACTTAACAAATCAAAATTTAGACAAGGCCCTTCTCTAAACATTTTACAAGTTACAAATCAAAATTGACATTATACCAATAGCATCCACTAGGCTATGCGAATTCGCTTACTGTTGGAGAGAGCAAGGGAGGGTTGAAAAGTTTGAAGAATCACTACTGCTAATTTTGTTGGTTCTTGATCGTAAAGAACAAATCCCAATCATAGGAGTAATGGATAATATTAGCATTACATCACCAATTAGTTGTATTACCGAGACCTTCTACTGTTTAAAAGTAATAACCATTTTGAACGATGAAGACACCCGAGttattttaatcaatttggAAATTGTTGAGGGAACACAATTATTAAGAGGGGGAAAAAAGTAGAcaaattttaaagaaaacttTGTTTGTactgtttttctctctttcttcttgtttttacattttactaactatttttcacattttttttttctcatcttcCAAACACGCCCCAGAACAACAGCAGTGCGTGTGAATCAAACAGAAACAGTTGCTCTCCCCGCGAAAATATTCATGCTTCACAACGACGAAAAAACCACGCTTATCCTTCACCCTCCCCTGCTTATCCTTCACCCATTAAACCGCTTCAACGCCGTCCTCTCAAACCGCTGAAACGGACTACAACACATTCCGCCgacgtcgtcgtcgtcgtctccaCCGCCTCTAATCACATCAACATCATCTCCGAGATCAACAGCTTCTCCGTCGCTCCTCCGCTTCACGACGACTCCTCTCTCGCTCCTCAAATCCTCCGTCCACGCCTTCAATTCGTCAACCGGCCACTCAAATTCCACCTCCTCCTTGATCAGtttcctctctcctcctcccttcCGATACTTCCCACCGATTTCCGCTCGAATCGCAGCTAGTATTGTCGGATCCAAGTAGTCTTCAAGCCTCTTGTTCGCAACGTTTCTCCCTTGATCTTCTCTTTTCCTCCGTAACGTGGTCGAATTCGCATCAAAGCGCGACGAGTAGCAACTCGCGGCATCCTCCCTGTTATTAGAAGTAGTAAGTAGTAACAACACATTCACACACAAACACGCATATTACGAGTATAATGTACGTACATGCGTTATGTAGATGGGGAGAGGATTTTGAGTACCGAGGTCTGGTTGACGAGGTTGATGACTGAGAGTGAAGAGAGGGAGGGCGAACGAGGCGGTTTCGGATCTGTTCGACGGTGGCGAGAGGGCTCGAACCGTCGGGAAATTGGCTCGCAATCTCCATCTCTGTTGCGCCGTGGAGACCGGAGAGGTATGGCTCTTTGGATTGGGCTGTGAATTTCGCTCCCCTTTTGAAGCTTAATGAGGAACCAAATATGGCGGGCTTCTCGTGCACTTTACCGGCGGCCCATTGTTTGCTCACCCGGAAAACAAATTGTCCGTAAATATCACCGATAGGCCTCAAGGTTTACTGTAAGTACAGATTTTCCCTCCagatttgaaaaaaagattTGTAGGCCCCTTAGGTTTGGTGATGCATTTCAATTACTCCATCGAATCATTCAAAATGCTTACACTAGATTGTGTTGGACCATCTCGGAGTCTCGTACAAATGGTCAGAgccatttaatttgtttaaaacatatttttaaaatctctcgtaaaaaattagctcaatcaaatatcgaTAAAAGCTTGATCGACTCGTTAAAATATTGGTCTCTAAACTAGCGGGGATCTTAAAACATGACGTCAATCATTAGTGTGGGATTTTGAGTTGGGTTCAACACAATCCAGTGTATGCATTTCGGAAGATGGAGTgtagttgaaaattgaaatgcatCACCAAGTTTCAAGGGGCtaaacataatttttcaaattttgcgGGGAAAGATAGAGTGAACCTTTTAAACACATACATAACACCCAAATTTCCGATGTAGAAGCCAACCCAACTAACGCAGGCCCACGAGCATCGCCGCAGATCATAGTACTACAATAGACGGGCCCAAGGGGCTTGCATCAGAGGTTGGACACCACCACAACGAGTAGACACGACTTAGTTTTTTTGAGAGAGTGCAAGAGGGTAACTTCACCTACCAACACACACAACATCCAAACTCTCAATGTGGTAGCCAGCCCAACTGACGCTCTAAAGTTAATGAACAAATAATCCTTCGGAAaaaaattggaggatcctttAGTGGAACATTTTCATGACAaggttttctcttcttcttcttcttttttttttgtaccaattaattaaaatataaaagtGACTTGATTAATTAAATCACTAATATAGCACGAGTTCAACTATGTCAAGATTTTCTCTTAATAATATAGCACAGGTTACTTCTTATCCGTGCAATTCGTTTCTTCTCAATGCTTCTGCTTCACTGTGGTTCGTCACAGCTCCAGGGAAATCCTCCATTGTTGGGGCTTGAATTCAATTCAACGTGTAAGTtattttgctctctctctctctctctctctctctctctctctctctaccgttCGAATCGCTGCTCGGATTTCCTACACGGAATTCTGTTAGAATTTAGATTGAGAGCTATACATTCTGTCAGATTAATTGCATCCGTAGATGTGCTACAAGTTCCTTGTTGATCCTACAATGGCCTTGGTTATTAATGTGTGAGGCAACGGAAATCACCTGTTCATTCGCTGTTAGCTCCCTGGAAGTTGTAATCCAAcatgcaaatttttttcttgttttgttgacTAGCTTTGATTAATAACAAACAAGTAAATATTCTTTGTTGCAGGTATCCGTTACACATGCTAAATACTACTCTTCTTGGGAAAACCAGCTCAGTTGATTATGTACTAGGATTGAAGATTTCTCCTGATTATGTTGACAAAACCTAGGGTACATATCAAATAATTACTGTCTTATGTCTCTTATCTACCATGGGGGGCAGATATGCATTCATAGCAACTATCAGATGCTAATTCCTTTGTATCCTTCCTAGGTTTTGTGTTAGTTACTAGCAAATCAACTGCTTTTCTGGACCAAATGCTAATTCATCAATTTCCCATCGTTTCTTCGCGTAGGTACTTCTAGATTTCATCTTACTGGGATAACTGGTCTGCTTTCTCGTTATGAGGGGAGAGAGTGTTGATGGAAATGGATGGAACCAGTCCCCGTATGGAATCCGTTCAATAGATTTTTGACTTGCTCAGACTGCAAACTACACTCAAGacgagattaaaaaaaaaaaaactacactcCTTTCTTCTAGCCTCTATTATCATCACTTTCATTTCAAAGCAAAGGTGTCTAAAGAAGGTATAGTACTTCCTATCTTGCCTATGCAAATGATTTGTGCTCCTTGGGTTAGGTATTTTTGCCCTCAGTATTAGTGCTTGTTCCTCAATCCGTAGCTATTTCAAGGGAAGGACAGGCGGAAAATTGTCCATGGCGGTGGTCAACATTGAGGGCAAACTGCCTATTGGTTGGCCATTTTGTAAGTCCAAACCTGGTTGCCTCATGTGTCAAATTACACACCCATTATGCTTAGATGGATCTGCTATTCCTTTTATGATATTGCAACTGCAGTTAGTCACTTTGTGTTAATACTCAATTTATGGGTATTTTTATGTAAGTATTTTGTTTAATGTTAATGTGCTGTTATTTCTCCCTTCTGCTCATTATGTCaccctttttttgtttaatcttcGACATGAAGCACTATGTCACCTAGGCCCTTTTGCAACTGCAGTGCCCAAACTAGATGGGATGACAAAAATCTTTTCCAAGTGATAGTGATTGTTTAAAATGTAATGTAATGATGATTTGCCCATATCTCCATTTGCTCTTATGCAGATTATGGAACTATCAGTTGCTTCTCTCATATTCTCAGCAATCAGCATTTTTGCTTTGAATGTTTATGATCCAAGGAAGTCGAACATAAATAGTAGTAATAAAAATTGCAAGTACTAATAAAGTATGTGCAGCCAACTAAAGTAGTTGGTTTTCCACAATGTGTACACATAAATGGAATTTGCGTGAAAAGGGACTCGAAGGACTAGGCGAGGAGTCATTTGAATTCGCTGGCCCAAGTTGGAAGGGTCCTTTTTCTTGAATAATAATCCAAGAACCTAAAACACATGCACTACTTTGTAACAAATCTCTTACACTCATCTTCAGCTATAATTACATTTGACATTTCCTAAGATCTTCTAAGTGTTAAATGTTTACTTGAAAATGCTCAATTCACCTCTACCCTTGAACTGAAACTGAATAGGCATCACTCATCAATCATGAATTTGATCTAGTAAACGGGAGACACAGAGAGTAAGCCTCATGTACAGCATAGACCTGCTTATACTGAAACAGCCTCAGGTATTCCATGGCACTGCATGAGGCTTAACTCTTGTCCATAAGAGCTATATTCCCTCTCTTCACACAACTCAGTATAGTAGTTTCGAAAATGACTAAATCTTAGTCAAGAAAAACAAGTACCTTCTACTGACAAAACCTTTATGTGAGGTCTCTGAAGAGGTTGGTCTGACGGCCGACCTTAACTGGCAGCCCAAGATTTTGATAAGCTCTGATCTCACCTCTCAGCCCTGCCGTCACAATCACCACTCCCCATGCTGTTGCTTGGACAGTGTGGCCCCCATGGCTATTTCCATCAAATAAGGACCAAGAGGAAGACCAAGTCTGAGAATGAGAACTCCCAGAAGCAGAAATAGAAGGTGAGTCACCGTATCTAATTGACGAAGAGCCTGAAGTGAATGACTCGCCGATTCCAATCCCGGAGTCAGTACGAGAGACTTGAGCTAGATCTTCATCTTGGCAACTTATAGATCTCTCCAAAATACTGTTCTTCTTGGGAAGAGGCGGCAACTGTCTTTTACTGTTTGCCCCCGCCGCGTTTTCTTCTTTGGTTGGAGATCCAATAGTGGAGGGTGGATGTGGGTTTGAGCGTTTTGAATGCCTTTTAGACTGTATTTCCACAATTGGTGGCTCATTTCTTATGCTGCCAGGCCACGGAATTGCTACCGACACATCTCTACACTGAAAGTGTTCATGAGACTGGGTGGTGATCGTCCCCTTGCTTTTCCCTGCACTTCCATTTCTTGGCTCTTCACGCTTCCATATATATACTTGAGAATCCTCACTTGCACATACAACATATTTTCCGTCGGGACTGAACGATGCCGAAATTTGGCTGCTAGTGTTTCGGAAACCTGGTATGGAACATTGCATCTGTTAGGTGGAAAACACATGAATTTGAGTCcccatttataaaatattttcccaGCGAGTACCTCTGAACTTGTGAATGACGTCTGGACCATCGATGATTCTAATCCGAGAGTCTGCAGAAGTAACGAGCACTTCTGACGGATTGACTGGGGAAAACTGTTCATTAGCAATGTTAGTCTACTATGCTTGCGCAAAGATGAAACTATAGGAGGAAAAGAGAAGATTACCTCAAAGccagttattttttttgcttgagaCTTTTTCCTGTGTCGAATCTCAATCTGATCTTTTTGTTCTAGCGTGCAATCTGAAGTCAATGACAACAAAGGTACCGATATGTTGGTAATGCATATTATGTGatttgataaaaagaagaagcagaagtcaAGTTTGAACCATTAGTGTTGGGAAACATATCAAAGAAAGCAAGCATTGAAAACATTATAGTAGTAATACTAGAATCTGCAGAGTAACACATACCTGCTGTGTTGTATAAACGGCAACTCCCTGTATGTGCACCAATTAAAGCACCCTTCAATGATGGAGAATAGGATGTTAGTGAATATAGATTACCAAGCCACATGTTTGTACTTTTTCTTGGAACATTTTTGTACTTGACAAATTGTAGTGTTGATTGCCCATTTTCTTTGGGTCGAACTCGTATGGAAGGAGGATTCACATAGATAATGATATGATCTTTCGATTGTTTAAGAACAAGAAACTTAATGAAGTATATCAAAGAGAATGGACTTCTCTAAACTATCAAACATGTAACTGAGAAAGTCCATCAAGTACTTGATAATTGGCGGGTTATTTAAGTTCTTGTAAGTTGAAATCCAGCTATACTTCAAATGGATAAATCACCATATCTGACTCTGGTAGTCTAAGAGACCACATAAAACAGTGGTTGTACCGTCGTTAGAGTCTTAGACTAGGTATTACACGAGAGGTGGGGAGATGGAACAAAAGGGAATAATGGACACTGAACCTAATCAATAATGGATAACTGCTGATAATTATACAATGTATGGACTGTTGTAAACACAACCATTCAAAGCGGATACAACCACCAATTTTGTCTCTTCCTACTTCCATATGAAGAGCTGTGTCTATTCCCCATACACTTACTGAGTTTGATCTAGACTCGTATCTCCCTGTCTATGGCAGGAAATGACCACCACTGATTAACCCATTCGACGTCCCATTATGATAACTGTAGCGTGTATTGGACTAAGATAGTTCACTCAAATTACAAAACTGATTAAAATGGGTTAGCAGGGGAGAAATAGGAAGAAGAATAAGAGAGCTACCTGCCCATCAGGGGAATAACAGGCAGCAGTAACCATTTCGTGAAGGTCAGTATAGTCGACGAGCTGCCGATCTGGTATGCTCCAAATTCGTACCTTTGCGTCAAGTGATCCACTTATGAAATAGTCATCATCCATTGGATTGAATTGTATACAAGTTACTAAACAACCAATCATGCATTGCAGGCAAAAGTAGATTATTTAGAAAATTCATGACAAATTATAGCATTTTATTCATCAATAATAGCATGTTTCTGCATTGTACCATAATCATTGTGTGCGAACAACTTTAGACAGCTCTTGGTTTCCATGTCCCACAGCCTAACAGTCTTGTCCATTGAAGCTGAAAGCAATAGCTGCAATCCATAAAAGTTTGCATGATTGAATGTATAGTCTCTATATATCAATCTCTAAACTCTCAAAAGTCAAACTTGTTTCTTCTGATTAGGGGAAATTGATGCTATATTCCGTGGACTCCGGTACGAGTGTTATAGCATGGGTATATGTTGTATTGTTCTGGGTCATCTACTTTCTGTTCCTTAGGTCATGTAGACATTCAGTGTATTTAAGTAATTCATTATTCCAGGATAATTCGTTGATTTTATCCGTAAAATGGTATTTGGAATGTGTTATGGAGCATTTCATGGATATTTTTGGATATGATGCATAGTTATAGGATAAAGTTGAATTACTACAAATTATGTTCTTGGGCGAGTGTCCCATTTCATATGTCAGACACGAGATGTATCTCATACACTTACTCACATGCGAGAATCTAACGGCTAGCAGAGTCCATACAACCTGGCTCTGATGTAAGGAAGGACCAAAATGACGATTTGATTTTAGGACCCAATGGTATGTAAAGTCCTTAAAAAGTTTTTGTgctaaattgcatttttttctagTTACAGTGATGAGAAGCTGACCTGTGATCTCGACCAAGATAGGTCCAAAACATCGTCCAGGTGACCTGTAAAAGAGCATACTGGTTTTTCCGAGAGTGAGAACACAGTTTCCGGCACATGGACATAATCAGGTATTAAGTTGCCCTTTTTCTTGTTAGAtcctttcccttttttcctcCTCTCCGATGGCATTGGCGAGAGCTCCGCAAGAGGAggcctttctttccttttctctgaTGGCAGCTGCGAAACCTCTCCAAGTGGAGGTTGGTCCAGTGAATTCCCTGCCATTGGGTGGAGTGGACTGGAATGAGCAGAACTCAATTCATCCGGCAATCTTCCGGACCCCGTCATAACCTCACATTCTTGGACTTCCCACACATGAATCACCTTATCTTCTCCCGCACTCGCTAGGTAATGAGCGTCCGGGCTAAATCTCATAGTCCAAATGGATCC
It encodes:
- the LOC131326387 gene encoding uncharacterized protein LOC131326387 — protein: MEIASQFPDGSSPLATVEQIRNRLVRPPSLHSQSSTSSTRPREDAASCYSSRFDANSTTLRRKREDQGRNVANKRLEDYLDPTILAAIRAEIGGKYRKGGGERKLIKEEVEFEWPVDELKAWTEDLRSERGVVVKRRSDGEAVDLGDDVDVIRGGGDDDDDVGGMCCSPFQRFERTALKRFNG
- the LOC131326385 gene encoding uncharacterized protein LOC131326385 — translated: MTSPITYPVDDKDLDDAALWAVIDSAAAASLSSSTKSRKPLSLKQNHSPIPFSLPKNPSPPPNRFVKTPRNNPYSSPPNHNFRALTEGEVIEDPCPHQRPHKMARSSVSELSETSNVSPLVMVKHAQRMPSYSSPESREFSVPSGSECSPLSYGGSRGSEEKENVRQHSLSGQFPSVSLFKEYQNAAMAILEKSDYTMISGSPFIKKTGWRKISFYFNLSFEIKDKTIEFDENRNVLRAEFVVRAYMQGGRFSDGWGSCERREKRFLKPNHDIPSTAETRAKNKACQDLLGIGEYRPGGSHAQQ
- the LOC131326388 gene encoding uncharacterized protein LOC131326388, producing MNQNQEKGPAMKEQDRKKGATMERRKTMTMNWEGLGDHDDDDDRFFETYDRMSSAVSHDLASSGSDDDDEFEDPRMSFSSAISSATPAVKDFRGFDAAQATTSIFGDYDMWTAEPSSIKERRKRLLQGMGLTSNKNFISIASTKIIHSPSRKVQNNQPVTNTSSSAVESAPPEEPKGEPSPSMPIMLVRSRSDGDIETFSAHTRKRKEELIGTISKQRLTRTSSMLLTPHSSICQYANTVRVSPKTTRNRSSMPNSGPLTSILSNSKFGAFFLIKNLDTGKEFIVKEFNDDGMWNRLSEVQTGKQLTMEEFEKSVGYSPVVKELMRRENVSRSLDDARKITNSYLSKSFRYSKRRGVALLKNIKGVASSVSGLVADKEREQHATENPKNKKNSTSKWIKVRQQGKPMKEFSAMHLCLEIQAHEGSIWTMRFSPDAHYLASAGEDKVIHVWEVQECEVMTGSGRLPDELSSAHSSPLHPMAGNSLDQPPLGEVSQLPSEKRKERPPLAELSPMPSERRKKGKGSNKKKGNLIPDYVHVPETVFSLSEKPVCSFTGHLDDVLDLSWSRSQLLLSASMDKTVRLWDMETKSCLKLFAHNDYVTCIQFNPMDDDYFISGSLDAKVRIWSIPDRQLVDYTDLHEMVTAACYSPDGQGALIGAHTGSCRLYNTADCTLEQKDQIEIRHRKKSQAKKITGFEFSPVNPSEVLVTSADSRIRIIDGPDVIHKFRGFRNTSSQISASFSPDGKYVVCASEDSQVYIWKREEPRNGSAGKSKGTITTQSHEHFQCRDVSVAIPWPGSIRNEPPIVEIQSKRHSKRSNPHPPSTIGSPTKEENAAGANSKRQLPPLPKKNSILERSISCQDEDLAQVSRTDSGIGIGESFTSGSSSIRYGDSPSISASGSSHSQTWSSSWSLFDGNSHGGHTVQATAWGVVIVTAGLRGEIRAYQNLGLPVKVGRQTNLFRDLT